The proteins below are encoded in one region of Parvicella tangerina:
- a CDS encoding LytR/AlgR family response regulator transcription factor, producing MKAVLVDDERLARKELTKLLEAFPEIEIIGECSNGKEAIAFINEKKPDLVFMDIEMPELSGFDVVEQIDKTPAIVFVTAYNDYAIKAFEVNASDYLVKPVDPARLKETIEKINADNEEVDTDSLERTTLTSGDQIFIKDGEKCWFIKLDEIKLFESEGNYVRIYFRNFKPLVLKSLNNLEAKLDPRLFFRANRKYIINLDTITHVENWFNGGLQVTLENDRKIEISRRQAVKFKAMMSL from the coding sequence ATGAAAGCAGTATTAGTAGATGACGAAAGATTAGCCCGAAAAGAGTTAACAAAACTATTGGAAGCCTTCCCTGAAATTGAAATCATTGGAGAGTGTTCAAACGGAAAAGAGGCAATCGCATTCATCAATGAAAAAAAACCAGACTTGGTTTTTATGGACATAGAAATGCCTGAATTAAGTGGTTTTGACGTGGTAGAACAGATCGACAAAACGCCTGCCATCGTATTTGTAACGGCTTATAATGATTACGCCATCAAAGCATTTGAGGTTAATGCATCCGATTATCTCGTAAAACCAGTTGATCCCGCTAGGTTAAAAGAAACTATTGAAAAGATCAATGCAGACAACGAGGAGGTAGATACTGATTCTCTTGAGCGAACAACACTCACTAGTGGGGATCAGATCTTTATTAAAGATGGTGAAAAATGTTGGTTCATTAAGCTCGATGAAATAAAGCTGTTTGAGTCTGAAGGTAACTATGTTAGAATCTACTTTAGAAACTTTAAACCTCTAGTATTAAAGTCGTTGAATAATTTGGAGGCAAAGCTCGACCCAAGACTTTTTTTCAGAGCCAACAGAAAATACATAATCAATCTCGACACCATCACACATGTTGAGAATTGGTTTAACGGTGGTTTACAGGTTACCCTTGAAAATGATCGCAAAATAGAGATCTCTAGAAGACAAGCGGTAAAATTTAAAGCGATGATGAGTTTATAG
- the odhB gene encoding 2-oxoglutarate dehydrogenase complex dihydrolipoyllysine-residue succinyltransferase, translating into MSVLEMKVPSPGESISEVEIAEWLVSDGDYVFKDQAIAEVDSDKATLELPAEESGTITLKADVGDAVAVGAVVCLIDTSAEPPANAPEVKEEEKKEEVVPSPTPAKASDAPKTEKKDSYAAGTPSVAAAKVAAENNIPVQRIQGTGKDGRITKQDVLAAMAAGFDASATQGWGGSRDTNSKKMSMLRRKIASRLVSVKNETAMLTTFNEVDMKPIMDLRNKYKAQFKETHGVSLGFMSFFTKAVTEALNHFPAVNSMIEGDHMISHNYADIGIAVSSPKGLMVPVVRNAEQMTLFEIEAEIKRLAIKARDGKIAIEEMTGGTFTITNGGVFGSMLSTPIINPPQSAILGMHNIVERPVAINGQVEIRPIMYVALSYDHRIIDGKESVSFLVKVKEMLENPVKMIFGGKEPEEILLNL; encoded by the coding sequence ATGTCAGTATTAGAAATGAAAGTTCCCTCACCGGGAGAATCAATATCAGAAGTAGAGATTGCAGAATGGTTGGTGTCAGATGGAGACTACGTGTTCAAAGATCAAGCCATCGCAGAGGTTGATTCTGATAAAGCTACGTTAGAATTACCTGCAGAGGAATCGGGAACAATTACCCTTAAAGCAGATGTTGGAGATGCCGTAGCTGTTGGGGCGGTCGTTTGTCTGATTGATACATCAGCTGAACCTCCGGCAAACGCTCCAGAAGTGAAAGAGGAAGAGAAAAAAGAGGAAGTAGTTCCTTCGCCTACTCCTGCAAAAGCGAGTGATGCTCCAAAAACAGAGAAAAAAGATTCTTATGCCGCTGGCACACCATCAGTGGCGGCTGCAAAGGTAGCTGCCGAGAATAATATTCCTGTTCAGAGGATTCAAGGTACTGGTAAGGATGGAAGAATTACGAAACAAGATGTTCTTGCGGCAATGGCTGCAGGCTTTGATGCTTCTGCTACTCAAGGATGGGGAGGATCAAGAGATACTAATTCTAAGAAGATGTCAATGCTTCGTAGAAAGATTGCTTCACGATTGGTTTCGGTTAAGAACGAAACGGCAATGCTCACTACGTTTAACGAAGTAGACATGAAGCCGATCATGGACTTGAGAAATAAGTATAAAGCGCAGTTCAAAGAAACGCATGGTGTTAGTTTGGGATTCATGTCTTTCTTTACGAAAGCGGTGACAGAAGCCCTAAATCACTTCCCTGCTGTTAACTCGATGATAGAAGGGGATCACATGATTTCTCATAACTATGCAGATATAGGTATTGCGGTGAGTTCTCCAAAAGGTTTGATGGTTCCTGTAGTCAGAAATGCAGAACAAATGACTTTGTTCGAAATTGAGGCAGAGATCAAGAGACTTGCAATCAAAGCGAGAGATGGAAAGATTGCTATTGAGGAAATGACTGGAGGTACGTTTACCATCACAAATGGTGGTGTCTTCGGAAGTATGCTGAGTACACCAATTATCAACCCTCCGCAGTCTGCTATTTTGGGAATGCACAATATTGTTGAAAGACCTGTGGCCATAAATGGTCAGGTTGAAATTAGACCGATCATGTACGTTGCACTTTCTTATGATCACAGGATCATCGATGGAAAAGAGTCTGTTTCTTTCTTGGTGAAAGTGAAGGAAATGTTGGAGAACCCAGTGAAGATGATTTTTGGAGGTAAAGAGCCTGAGGAGATTTTATTGAATCTATAG
- a CDS encoding 2-oxoglutarate dehydrogenase E1 component — translation MDKFSYMSNGDVNAIEELYNQYLADVNSVDEGWRTFFEGFEFARKNFDLEAGGAIPENVQKEFRVLSLINGYRTRGHLFTKTNPVRERRKYEPTLDISNFGLEKSDLDVVFQAGEEVGIGPSKLSEIIAHLEENYCDSVGLEYTYIRHPERVEWLRKKIELKERPELTIEQKKHILHKLNQASVFEQFLHKKFVGQKRFSLEGGESIIPALDVVIEKAADLGVKEFVMGMAHRGRLNVLANIFNKTYDSIFSEFEGKEYEDVLFDGDVKYHLGYSAETTTDGGKTVKMTLAPNPSHLEAVNPVVEGISRSKIDHYLNGNLNEIVPILVHGDAAIAGQGVVYEVIQMAQLDGYRTGGTIHIVINNQVGFTTNYLDGRSSTYCTDVGKTTLSPVFHVNGDDVEAVVKTMQIALEYRQQFNRDVFIDLLCYRKYGHNEGDEPKFTQPQLYKIISKHPSPREIYLNKLVSEGVISKDEGKAMKKEFDDMLQERLEEAKQIEKARISDFLEELWKGFRPATTEDFDQSPDTGVDKKVLLDLADKITSLPEGKNYFRKIVKLFKDRKAMVEGDNLDWGMGELLAYATLLNEGHPVRISGQDVERGTFSHRHAVVKTEDTEEEVVPLNLISDKQAKLSIYNSLLSEYGVLGFDYGYAFATPNGLTIWEAQFGDFNNGAQIMMDQYISAAEDKWHTQNGLVMLLPHGYEGQGSEHSSGRMERFLQLCGDLNWQVTNCTTPANFFHLLRRQLKREFRKPLIVFTPKKLLRYPKAVSTIDELANGRFQEVMDDTSVKAENVDTVVLCSGKFYYDILERKEEEGAGDNIAVVRVEQLYPLPQKQLDALVDKYGADKKYIWAQEEPENMGAWSYMLRKWRTVQLDVLARRESASPATGSPKVHTIRHNEILNAIMSHSKVKVS, via the coding sequence ATGGATAAGTTTTCTTATATGTCGAATGGCGATGTCAACGCCATCGAAGAACTGTACAACCAATATTTAGCAGATGTGAATTCGGTCGATGAGGGATGGAGAACCTTTTTTGAAGGATTTGAATTTGCAAGAAAGAATTTCGATCTAGAAGCGGGAGGAGCAATCCCAGAGAATGTTCAAAAGGAATTTCGTGTATTAAGTCTGATCAATGGGTATCGCACCAGAGGACATTTGTTCACGAAGACGAACCCGGTTCGTGAGAGAAGAAAGTATGAACCCACTCTTGATATCTCAAACTTTGGACTTGAGAAAAGTGATCTGGATGTTGTCTTTCAAGCAGGTGAGGAAGTAGGAATAGGACCTTCGAAGTTATCTGAAATAATTGCGCACCTTGAAGAGAACTATTGCGATTCTGTTGGGCTAGAGTATACCTACATCAGGCATCCGGAAAGAGTGGAGTGGTTAAGAAAAAAAATTGAGCTCAAAGAACGTCCTGAGTTGACTATTGAGCAGAAAAAACATATTCTCCACAAGTTAAATCAAGCAAGTGTCTTCGAACAGTTTCTTCACAAAAAATTCGTGGGACAAAAGCGCTTTTCTCTAGAAGGAGGTGAGTCCATTATTCCTGCATTAGATGTGGTAATAGAGAAAGCTGCAGACCTTGGAGTGAAGGAGTTTGTAATGGGGATGGCTCATAGAGGACGACTTAACGTTTTAGCGAATATCTTTAATAAAACATACGACTCTATTTTTTCGGAGTTCGAAGGCAAAGAATATGAAGACGTTTTATTTGACGGTGATGTGAAATATCACTTGGGTTACAGTGCTGAAACAACAACAGATGGAGGAAAGACAGTCAAAATGACCTTAGCGCCAAATCCAAGTCACTTGGAAGCCGTTAACCCAGTTGTAGAAGGGATTTCAAGATCAAAGATTGATCACTACCTTAATGGCAACTTAAATGAGATCGTTCCTATCTTAGTGCATGGTGATGCGGCTATAGCTGGTCAAGGAGTTGTATATGAAGTCATTCAAATGGCTCAGTTGGACGGTTATAGAACTGGAGGTACTATTCATATTGTTATTAATAACCAAGTAGGTTTTACCACCAATTACCTTGATGGAAGGTCGTCTACGTATTGTACGGATGTTGGTAAAACTACCTTAAGTCCTGTTTTCCATGTAAACGGAGATGATGTCGAAGCAGTAGTAAAAACCATGCAAATTGCGTTGGAGTACAGACAGCAGTTCAATAGGGATGTATTCATCGATCTGCTCTGTTATAGAAAATATGGGCATAACGAAGGTGATGAACCGAAGTTTACTCAGCCACAACTTTATAAGATTATATCAAAGCATCCAAGTCCTAGAGAGATTTACCTGAATAAACTCGTGAGTGAAGGTGTCATCAGCAAGGATGAAGGTAAGGCGATGAAGAAGGAGTTTGATGACATGCTTCAGGAAAGGCTGGAAGAAGCAAAACAGATTGAGAAAGCTAGAATATCAGATTTCCTGGAGGAACTTTGGAAAGGCTTCAGGCCAGCTACAACGGAAGACTTTGATCAATCTCCAGATACTGGGGTCGATAAGAAAGTGTTGTTAGATCTAGCGGATAAAATAACTTCTTTACCGGAAGGGAAAAATTACTTTAGAAAGATCGTTAAGCTTTTCAAAGACAGAAAAGCTATGGTGGAAGGAGATAACCTTGATTGGGGCATGGGCGAGCTATTGGCTTATGCAACACTGTTGAATGAAGGCCACCCTGTTCGAATATCAGGACAGGATGTAGAAAGAGGTACTTTTTCGCACCGTCATGCGGTGGTAAAAACAGAAGACACCGAAGAAGAAGTAGTACCATTAAACCTGATCTCAGATAAGCAGGCAAAACTAAGTATTTACAATTCCCTACTTTCTGAATATGGTGTGCTTGGTTTTGATTACGGTTATGCTTTTGCTACTCCAAACGGCTTAACGATCTGGGAAGCACAGTTTGGAGATTTTAACAATGGTGCACAAATTATGATGGACCAGTATATTTCAGCAGCTGAAGATAAATGGCATACTCAAAATGGATTGGTAATGTTGTTGCCTCATGGGTATGAAGGCCAAGGCTCTGAGCACTCTTCAGGAAGAATGGAAAGATTCTTACAGCTTTGTGGTGATTTGAATTGGCAGGTAACTAACTGTACTACGCCAGCTAACTTCTTTCACCTTTTAAGAAGACAGTTGAAGAGAGAGTTTAGAAAACCATTGATCGTATTCACACCGAAGAAATTATTGAGATACCCTAAAGCGGTTTCAACGATAGATGAACTCGCAAACGGAAGGTTTCAAGAGGTTATGGATGACACGTCAGTTAAGGCAGAAAATGTGGATACTGTTGTGCTGTGTTCAGGTAAGTTCTACTATGATATTCTAGAGAGAAAAGAAGAGGAAGGAGCTGGTGACAATATTGCCGTAGTACGAGTGGAGCAATTGTATCCACTTCCGCAAAAGCAATTAGATGCGCTGGTGGATAAATATGGAGCGGACAAAAAGTATATTTGGGCACAGGAAGAACCAGAAAATATGGGAGCCTGGTCGTACATGTTAAGAAAATGGAGAACAGTGCAACTGGATGTTCTTGCAAGAAGAGAGTCCGCAAGCCCAGCTACAGGATCACCTAAAGTGCATACCATCAGACACAATGAGATCCTGAATGCAATTATGTCTCATTCAAAAGTTAAAGTAAGCTAA
- the kbl gene encoding glycine C-acetyltransferase, whose protein sequence is MYGKLKDQLATELEQIKEDGLYKSERIITSPMGAKVKVNTGEEVIIMCANNYLGLSNHPKVIEGAKRALDTHGYGMSSVRFICGTQDIHKQLEQKISDFLGMEDTILYAAAFDANGGVFEPLFGKEDAIISDELNHASIIDGVRLCKAARYRFKNSDMADLEEQLKKAQAQRNRIIVTDGVFSMDGYVAKLDQICDLAEKYDALVMVDDSHATGFIGKTGKGTHEHCGVMGRVDIITSTLGKALGGAMGGFTSGKKEIIDMLRQRSRPYLFSNSLAPAIVGAASEVFDMLSSTTELRDKLEWNVNYFKEGIRKIGLEIRDGDSAIVPVMLYDAKLAQVFADKLLEEGIYAIGFFYPVVPKELARIRVQLSAAHEKVHLDKALAAFEKIGKELGVIKG, encoded by the coding sequence ATGTACGGAAAACTTAAAGATCAATTAGCAACGGAACTTGAACAAATCAAAGAGGACGGATTATATAAATCTGAACGTATTATTACTTCTCCTATGGGAGCTAAAGTCAAGGTTAATACTGGTGAAGAGGTGATCATTATGTGTGCTAATAATTATCTGGGCTTGTCTAATCATCCAAAAGTTATTGAGGGAGCAAAAAGAGCATTAGACACGCATGGGTATGGAATGTCTTCCGTTCGCTTTATTTGTGGAACTCAGGATATTCACAAACAACTCGAGCAGAAAATATCAGACTTCTTAGGAATGGAGGATACTATTCTTTATGCAGCTGCATTTGATGCTAATGGAGGTGTTTTTGAGCCTCTTTTTGGTAAAGAGGATGCCATTATCTCAGACGAGCTAAATCACGCCTCAATCATAGACGGTGTTCGCCTGTGTAAAGCTGCTCGATATAGGTTCAAGAATAGTGATATGGCAGATCTGGAGGAACAACTGAAGAAAGCCCAGGCTCAGCGAAATAGAATCATTGTGACGGATGGTGTTTTCTCAATGGATGGTTATGTGGCTAAACTTGATCAGATCTGTGATTTGGCTGAAAAGTATGATGCGCTGGTTATGGTTGATGATTCGCACGCAACCGGTTTCATTGGAAAAACTGGAAAGGGTACTCACGAGCACTGCGGGGTTATGGGTAGGGTTGACATCATTACATCTACTCTTGGAAAAGCGCTTGGAGGTGCAATGGGAGGTTTTACCTCAGGTAAAAAGGAGATCATCGATATGCTTCGTCAAAGATCTAGACCGTACTTGTTCTCCAACTCATTGGCGCCAGCAATTGTAGGTGCTGCATCAGAAGTTTTTGATATGTTGAGTTCTACTACTGAGTTGAGAGATAAACTGGAGTGGAATGTAAATTACTTCAAGGAAGGTATCCGAAAAATCGGGTTGGAGATCAGAGATGGAGATTCAGCTATTGTCCCAGTAATGTTATACGATGCGAAGTTAGCCCAAGTCTTTGCGGATAAATTGCTCGAAGAAGGCATCTACGCAATTGGATTCTTCTATCCAGTTGTGCCAAAGGAACTGGCCAGAATTCGTGTTCAACTTTCTGCGGCTCATGAAAAAGTGCATTTGGACAAGGCATTGGCTGCCTTTGAGAAAATCGGTAAGGAATTGGGCGTGATCAAAGGGTGA
- a CDS encoding lysylphosphatidylglycerol synthase transmembrane domain-containing protein, with translation MKKILITTLKIVLPIVLGVYISWYFWTSFDEEQKDQFLLVFEQANYFWVFLALLIGFMSHLSRAMRWKYALKPLGYEPTTFSSYNAIMIGYIANILVPRMGEASRAGVLKATDDVPFDKGFGSIVAERVIDVICLALVSGGALLFNLDKVSELLSLKEVINEAKKGEEVSGDGSSWIIYILVGLFILGVVGFLIIWFRVPALKDKIIGFLKGLKEGLISIFKMKDRVPYLLHTLNIWICYVAMFWVVFYAVDFTSELPVKAIMAGFVAGTIGFIIVQGGIGTYPLMVGAVITFYRNPEFLATDGIQPEDTGFGMLVWASQTVLIVLLGLISLILVQRKKKKLKAAAAV, from the coding sequence GTGAAAAAAATTCTGATAACAACACTCAAAATCGTCCTCCCTATAGTCTTGGGAGTTTACATTTCTTGGTATTTCTGGACAAGTTTTGATGAAGAGCAAAAAGATCAGTTTCTTCTTGTCTTTGAACAAGCCAACTATTTCTGGGTTTTTCTTGCTTTATTGATAGGGTTTATGAGTCACCTAAGTCGTGCCATGAGGTGGAAATATGCTTTAAAACCCTTAGGTTATGAGCCAACCACTTTCAGCTCTTATAACGCAATCATGATTGGATACATTGCCAATATTCTAGTACCAAGAATGGGGGAGGCGAGTCGTGCAGGAGTGCTAAAAGCAACAGATGATGTGCCTTTTGATAAGGGCTTTGGTTCCATAGTTGCCGAGCGTGTAATTGATGTTATTTGTTTAGCTCTTGTGTCTGGAGGTGCCTTGCTATTTAACCTGGATAAGGTTTCAGAATTGTTGAGTTTAAAAGAGGTTATTAACGAAGCGAAGAAAGGCGAAGAAGTTTCGGGAGATGGAAGCTCTTGGATTATATACATTTTAGTAGGCTTATTTATTCTTGGAGTGGTTGGGTTTCTAATTATTTGGTTTAGAGTTCCTGCTTTGAAGGATAAGATCATTGGGTTTCTGAAGGGTTTGAAAGAAGGGCTTATCTCAATTTTTAAAATGAAAGACAGAGTTCCTTACTTGTTGCACACGCTGAATATCTGGATTTGTTATGTAGCCATGTTTTGGGTCGTTTTTTATGCGGTAGATTTTACATCAGAATTACCTGTTAAGGCGATTATGGCTGGTTTCGTGGCAGGGACCATAGGTTTTATTATCGTGCAGGGAGGTATTGGCACCTATCCTCTGATGGTGGGAGCTGTGATAACCTTTTATCGAAATCCTGAATTTTTGGCAACTGACGGTATTCAACCAGAAGATACGGGCTTTGGAATGCTAGTATGGGCTTCACAAACAGTCTTAATCGTTCTACTTGGATTGATTTCATTAATTTTGGTTCAACGAAAAAAGAAAAAACTAAAGGCAGCAGCAGCTGTATAA
- the panD gene encoding aspartate 1-decarboxylase, whose translation MLIQMFKGKIHRATVTQADLNYIGSITIDEDLMDAANMIEGERVQIVNINNGERLETYTIKGKRGSGVICLNGAAARKVAVGDKVIIIGYAWMDEHEAKTYKPGIAFPDDNNLLK comes from the coding sequence ATGTTGATTCAAATGTTTAAGGGTAAGATCCATCGAGCAACAGTAACTCAGGCAGATCTTAATTATATTGGAAGCATCACCATTGATGAAGATTTGATGGATGCAGCGAATATGATCGAAGGAGAAAGGGTTCAGATTGTCAATATTAATAACGGTGAACGTCTTGAAACTTATACGATAAAAGGAAAGAGAGGGAGTGGGGTAATCTGCTTAAATGGTGCCGCAGCTAGAAAAGTTGCCGTTGGTGATAAGGTCATTATTATTGGTTATGCCTGGATGGATGAACATGAGGCTAAAACGTATAAACCTGGTATTGCTTTCCCTGATGATAATAATCTGTTGAAGTAA
- the panC gene encoding pantoate--beta-alanine ligase, giving the protein MKVFTTQESLKEELKKHSGKTIGFVPTMGALHRGHTSLLTKAKTSCDVVVCSIFVNPTQFNDPKDYQSYPIQIEEDKKKLEEVGCDLLYLPNDVKDVYMNEKEFNVDLGVLDQVMEGRNRPGHFKGVMRVVKLLFEIVNPTHAFFGLKDYQQYLIVKKMVDELDMGIHIVGCETIREADGLAMSSRNLLLTFTQRQVATTLIKTLHYCKDHYTGSNIADLEKRSLAMMQQYGEPEYFVIRRADNLEEVPEGYTGEVRAFVVCRIGKVRLIDNLQIN; this is encoded by the coding sequence ATGAAAGTTTTTACGACACAAGAAAGCCTAAAAGAAGAGCTTAAAAAGCATAGCGGGAAAACCATCGGTTTCGTCCCAACTATGGGAGCTTTGCATCGGGGTCACACTTCTTTATTGACAAAAGCAAAAACATCGTGTGATGTCGTGGTCTGCAGTATTTTCGTAAATCCTACTCAATTTAACGATCCAAAAGACTATCAAAGCTACCCGATTCAGATTGAAGAGGACAAGAAGAAATTAGAGGAGGTGGGTTGCGATCTGCTTTATCTTCCCAATGATGTGAAGGATGTTTACATGAACGAAAAAGAGTTCAATGTAGATTTGGGTGTGCTCGATCAAGTGATGGAAGGAAGGAACAGACCGGGTCACTTTAAAGGAGTTATGCGTGTGGTGAAATTATTATTTGAAATCGTAAACCCAACGCATGCTTTTTTTGGACTGAAGGATTATCAGCAGTATTTGATCGTTAAAAAAATGGTCGATGAACTCGATATGGGAATTCATATTGTTGGTTGTGAAACGATACGAGAGGCGGATGGTTTGGCGATGAGCTCAAGAAATCTGTTGCTTACATTCACGCAGCGTCAGGTGGCCACAACACTCATTAAAACGCTCCATTATTGTAAAGATCATTACACAGGGAGCAATATAGCCGATTTAGAAAAAAGAAGTCTTGCCATGATGCAGCAATACGGGGAACCAGAGTACTTTGTGATTCGTAGAGCTGATAACCTTGAGGAGGTCCCAGAAGGTTACACCGGGGAGGTAAGAGCTTTTGTGGTGTGTAGGATTGGTAAAGTAAGACTAATTGATAACCTCCAAATAAATTAA
- a CDS encoding glycogen/starch synthase, with product MDKTKVLFITQAIDPFMEGRSFAELVKTLAHGTQESGKEIRVFMPRFGVINERRHQLHEVIRLSGMNLIINDSDHPLIIKVASIPQARMQVYFIDNDEFFKRKEIFHDRETEEFCSDNADRALFFSRGVLETVKKLGWTPDLIHCNGWMTGFTPLYLKTMYADDPHFNEAKIMYTSYNENENEKLDNKILDRLAFDNIDESKASVVQEGSVLNLNKLAIEHADAFGIGAEGLNSEIVDYANKLEKPTLAYQTEETLVEKHQEFYTEVLELNEVMAD from the coding sequence ATGGATAAAACAAAAGTTCTATTTATAACCCAGGCAATTGATCCTTTTATGGAGGGTCGTTCTTTTGCAGAACTGGTTAAAACATTAGCACATGGAACTCAAGAAAGCGGGAAGGAAATTCGTGTTTTCATGCCGAGATTCGGAGTAATCAATGAAAGAAGACATCAACTGCATGAGGTGATACGTCTGTCTGGGATGAACTTGATCATCAATGACTCAGACCACCCATTGATCATAAAAGTAGCTTCAATACCTCAAGCTAGAATGCAGGTATATTTCATCGACAACGATGAGTTTTTCAAAAGAAAAGAGATTTTTCATGATAGAGAAACGGAAGAATTTTGTTCAGATAATGCTGACCGCGCACTATTCTTCAGTAGAGGCGTGCTAGAAACAGTTAAGAAACTTGGATGGACACCAGATCTTATCCACTGTAATGGTTGGATGACAGGTTTTACTCCGCTTTACTTGAAGACGATGTATGCAGATGACCCTCACTTTAACGAGGCTAAAATCATGTACACCAGCTACAATGAAAATGAAAATGAAAAACTGGATAATAAAATTCTTGATCGATTAGCATTCGACAATATTGACGAAAGTAAAGCTTCAGTTGTGCAAGAGGGATCTGTTTTGAATCTCAACAAATTAGCTATTGAGCATGCAGACGCTTTTGGAATTGGAGCAGAAGGATTGAATAGTGAGATTGTTGATTATGCCAATAAATTGGAAAAACCTACGTTAGCATATCAAACAGAGGAAACCTTGGTTGAAAAACATCAGGAGTTTTACACAGAAGTACTAGAGTTGAATGAAGTTATGGCCGATTGA
- a CDS encoding DUF4270 domain-containing protein produces the protein MKLWPIDKLMRNNTFFSKRIAVMLSATFFITGVFMTGCKKKDNELGLGLHPEEDLVGLNTTDTLSLITYNALSDSIVTDELASSNLLGSYVDPFLGKVSSSIYTHIRLEGAVDFIPSGGTINDIAIDSAVLYLDITGFYGTLDEQTFEVYQVTEDFYEDSTYYSNSTLTTDVVNLVASGMGSITPNGDLLSIPLSINDFAQPIVNQSGTGVLDGNDGDGEFIDWFKGLYIKVNNSSQMEGEGAILYLDLESSASRVTLFYRDTLGASTEHDTLEFDFNINSSCARFSNFNQDYTGTMVDQVLNDSTIGQETFFSQTMGGVRAKVDIPHALNLLDSGNIIVNKAELVLPVQYYSGDPLYPPDLLYLVTENDEGGISFIPDYNDSPGGNFDDDESSYTFNITRYYNQLISGEIKAQPLTIVSSGNAVSANRVVFNGPETILKDKPKVVITYSKYE, from the coding sequence ATGAAGTTATGGCCGATTGATAAGCTAATGAGAAACAATACTTTTTTTTCTAAGCGGATTGCAGTAATGCTTTCCGCTACTTTTTTTATTACTGGTGTCTTTATGACCGGTTGTAAAAAGAAAGACAATGAATTGGGGTTGGGACTGCATCCCGAGGAAGACCTTGTCGGGCTAAATACTACCGATACACTGTCTTTAATTACTTACAATGCATTATCCGACTCGATTGTTACAGATGAATTAGCATCTTCTAATTTGCTTGGGAGCTATGTTGACCCTTTCTTAGGTAAGGTGTCATCCAGTATATATACGCATATCCGTCTCGAAGGGGCGGTTGATTTTATTCCTAGCGGAGGAACAATCAATGACATCGCCATAGACAGCGCTGTGCTCTATCTTGATATAACTGGTTTTTATGGTACTTTGGATGAGCAAACTTTTGAAGTTTATCAAGTAACCGAGGATTTTTACGAGGATTCTACGTATTACTCCAATTCCACGCTAACAACGGATGTTGTAAATTTAGTAGCTTCAGGCATGGGTTCAATTACTCCAAATGGAGATTTGCTTTCAATCCCTCTTAGCATCAATGATTTTGCTCAGCCTATTGTTAATCAAAGTGGAACTGGTGTGCTGGATGGCAACGATGGAGATGGGGAATTCATAGATTGGTTCAAAGGGCTTTACATTAAAGTAAACAATAGTTCTCAAATGGAGGGAGAAGGGGCAATACTATATCTTGACCTCGAGAGTTCAGCTTCCAGAGTAACTTTATTTTACAGAGATACCCTTGGAGCATCAACGGAACATGACACGCTCGAATTCGACTTCAACATTAATTCAAGTTGTGCAAGATTCTCAAATTTTAATCAGGATTATACTGGAACCATGGTTGACCAAGTGTTGAACGATTCAACAATTGGTCAAGAAACTTTTTTCTCTCAAACGATGGGTGGAGTTAGAGCCAAGGTTGATATCCCTCATGCGTTGAACCTGCTCGATAGCGGAAACATTATTGTAAACAAAGCAGAGTTGGTACTTCCCGTGCAATATTATTCAGGAGATCCGCTCTACCCACCAGATTTACTCTATCTGGTAACCGAAAATGATGAAGGAGGTATAAGTTTTATCCCTGATTACAATGATTCTCCTGGTGGGAACTTTGACGATGATGAAAGTTCATACACGTTTAACATTACGCGTTACTATAATCAGTTAATTAGTGGCGAAATAAAAGCGCAACCCCTGACAATTGTTTCGTCTGGAAATGCGGTGAGTGCAAATCGAGTAGTTTTTAATGGTCCTGAAACGATTTTGAAGGACAAACCAAAAGTAGTAATAACCTATAGTAAATACGAATAG